From the Excalfactoria chinensis isolate bCotChi1 chromosome 1, bCotChi1.hap2, whole genome shotgun sequence genome, one window contains:
- the ZNF800 gene encoding zinc finger protein 800 isoform X2 encodes MPLRDKCCQTDHHHHGCCEPVHILEPGDPPLLQQPLQTSKSGIQQIIECFRSGTKQLKHILLKDVDTIFECKLCRSLFRGLPNLITHKKFYCPPSLQMDDNLPDINDKQSQAISDLLEAIYPRVDKQEYIVRLEPIETNQNAVFQYVSRTDSPDENTENSSAPDQAPVPMQEPSTEPPKAVSALAPVGETVELPPADPVTNKVTPTPEEQPPAVTPEVDSVDNSDFGHQLICCLCRKEFHSRRSVRRHIRKVHKKKMEELKKYIETKKKPNLCSAKGRNKNVLVALGRSCPVCYKSFATKANVRRHFDEVHRGLRRDSITPDIATKPGQPLFLDTVSTKKSFKTRKQKSSSKAEYNLTACKCLLCKRKYSSQIMLKRHMQIVHKITLSGKNSKREKGPNNTANGTEIKLKVEPADSVEPSPPSIALSPQNELKGTNHSNEKKNTPSAQKNKVKQDSENPKSTSKSTTKSTCKSTTKSTPKSTNASAAGGQQKTRKPKLSAGFDFKQLYCKLCKRQFTSKQNLTKHIELHTDGNNIYVKYYRCPLCSYETRRKRDVIRHITVVHKKSPRYLGKITASLEIRAIKKPIDLVLNKVTKRGPQRDETKQIGSKHDVTSNSPNKKYEGADVGIEVKVTKNFSLHRCNKCGKAFARKAFLEHHKKTHKANVSHSPEENKTKGRSTRSKAVV; translated from the exons TGCATATACTGGAACCTGGTGATCCTCCATTATTACAGCAGCCTCTGCAAACATCAAAGTCTGGTATTCAACAAATCATTGAGTGTTTTCGATCAG GAACTAAACAACTTAAGCATATCTTGTTGAAAGATGTGGACACCATTTTTGAGTGTAAATTGTGCCGGAGTCTCTTCAGGGGATTACCAAATTTAATTACTCATAAAAAGTTTTATTGTCCTCCAAGTCTTCAGATGGATGATA acCTTCCAGATATAAATGATAAACAGAGTCAAGCCATAAGTGACCTCCTGGAAGCAATCTATCCAAGAGTAGATAAGCAAGAATATATAGTTAGATTAGAACCTATAGAAACAAATCAGAATGCTGTATTTCAGTATGTGTCAAGGACTGATAGCCCAGatgagaacacagaaaacagtagTGCCCCTGATCAAGCTCCAGTACCAATGCAGGAACCCAGCACTGAACCACCCAAGGCTGTTTCAGCTCTGGCTCCAGTTGGGGAGACTGTGGAATTACCTCCTGCTGATCCTGTTACAAACAAGGTGACCCCTACTCCTGAAGAACAGCCCCCAGCAGTAACACCTGAAGTGGACTCTGTGGATAATTCTGATTTTGGCCACCAGTTGATTTGTTGTCTCTGTAGAAAAGAATTTCATTCTAGACGCAGTGTACGCCGGCATATTAGAAAAGTAcacaaaaaaaagatggaagagctgaagaagtacatagaaacaaaaaagaaaccaaatctgtgctctgcaaaAGGCCGAAATAAGAACGTTCTGGTAGCACTAGGTAGAAGTTGTCCTGTATGTTATAAATCATTTGCCACAAAAGCCAACGTAAGAAGGCATTTTGATGAAGTCCATAGAGGATTAAGAAGGGATTCCATTACTCCTGATATAGCTACAAAGCCTGGGCAACCTTTGTTCTTGGATACAGTTTCTACTAAAAAATCTTTTAAGACCCGAAAACAAAAGTCGTCTTCAAAGGCTGAATACAATTTAACTGCATGCAAATGCCTTCTGTGCAAGAGAAAATATAGTTCACAAATAATGCTGAAAAGGCACATGCAAATTGTTCACAAGATAACTCTTTCTGGGAAGAACtctaaaagagagaaagggcCCAACAATACTGCCaatggaacagaaataaaactaaaagtTGAACCAGCAGATTCTGTAGAACCTTCACCCCCTTCCATCGCTCTTTCTCCACAGAATGAATTAAAGGGAACAAATCattcaaatgagaaaaagaacacaccgtcagcacagaaaaataaagttaagcAGGACTCTGAAAACCCTAAATCAACCTCAAAGTCAACCACTAAATCAACCTGTAAATCAACTACTAAATCAACTCCTAAGTCAACCAATGCATCTGCTGCAGGTGGCCAGCAAAAAACCAGGAAGCCAAAACTTTCAGCTGGCTTTGACTTCAAGCAGCTTTACTGTAAACTCTGTAAACGCCAATTTACTTCGAAACAGAACTTGACAAAACACATTGAATTACACACAGATGGAAATAACATTTATGTTAAATACTACAGGTGTCCTCTCTGCTCTTATGAAACACGTCGCAAACGTGATGTGATAAGGCATATAACTGTAGTTCATAAAAAGTCACCACGCTACCTTGGGAAAATAACTGCAAGTTTAGAAATTAGAGCAATAAAAAAGCCAATTGATCTGGTTCTAAATAAGGTGACAAAAAGAGGCCCTCAGAgggatgaaacaaaacagattggTTCAAAACACGATGTCACCTCTAATTCGCCCAATAAAAAGTATGAAGGAGCTGATGTTGGCATTGAagtaaaagtaacaaaaaactTTTCTCTTCACCGATGCAATAAGTGTGGGAAAGCATTTGCCAGAAAAGCTTTTCTAGAACATCATAAGAAAACACACAAGGCAAATGTATCTCATTcacctgaagaaaacaaaaccaaaggcaGAAGTACAAGATCTAAAGCTGTTGTCTG A
- the ZNF800 gene encoding zinc finger protein 800 isoform X1, which yields MPLRDKCCQTDHHHHGCCEPVHILEPGDPPLLQQPLQTSKSGIQQIIECFRSGTKQLKHILLKDVDTIFECKLCRSLFRGLPNLITHKKFYCPPSLQMDDNLPDINDKQSQAISDLLEAIYPRVDKQEYIVRLEPIETNQNAVFQYVSRTDSPDENTENSSAPDQAPVPMQEPSTEPPKAVSALAPVGETVELPPADPVTNKVTPTPEEQPPAVTPEVDSVDNSDFGHQLICCLCRKEFHSRRSVRRHIRKVHKKKMEELKKYIETKKKPNLCSAKGRNKNVLVALGRSCPVCYKSFATKANVRRHFDEVHRGLRRDSITPDIATKPGQPLFLDTVSTKKSFKTRKQKSSSKAEYNLTACKCLLCKRKYSSQIMLKRHMQIVHKITLSGKNSKREKGPNNTANGTEIKLKVEPADSVEPSPPSIALSPQNELKGTNHSNEKKNTPSAQKNKVKQDSENPKSTSKSTTKSTCKSTTKSTPKSTNASAAGGQQKTRKPKLSAGFDFKQLYCKLCKRQFTSKQNLTKHIELHTDGNNIYVKYYRCPLCSYETRRKRDVIRHITVVHKKSPRYLGKITASLEIRAIKKPIDLVLNKVTKRGPQRDETKQIGSKHDVTSNSPNKKYEGADVGIEVKVTKNFSLHRCNKCGKAFARKAFLEHHKKTHKANVSHSPEENKTKGRSTRSKAVVW from the exons TGCATATACTGGAACCTGGTGATCCTCCATTATTACAGCAGCCTCTGCAAACATCAAAGTCTGGTATTCAACAAATCATTGAGTGTTTTCGATCAG GAACTAAACAACTTAAGCATATCTTGTTGAAAGATGTGGACACCATTTTTGAGTGTAAATTGTGCCGGAGTCTCTTCAGGGGATTACCAAATTTAATTACTCATAAAAAGTTTTATTGTCCTCCAAGTCTTCAGATGGATGATA acCTTCCAGATATAAATGATAAACAGAGTCAAGCCATAAGTGACCTCCTGGAAGCAATCTATCCAAGAGTAGATAAGCAAGAATATATAGTTAGATTAGAACCTATAGAAACAAATCAGAATGCTGTATTTCAGTATGTGTCAAGGACTGATAGCCCAGatgagaacacagaaaacagtagTGCCCCTGATCAAGCTCCAGTACCAATGCAGGAACCCAGCACTGAACCACCCAAGGCTGTTTCAGCTCTGGCTCCAGTTGGGGAGACTGTGGAATTACCTCCTGCTGATCCTGTTACAAACAAGGTGACCCCTACTCCTGAAGAACAGCCCCCAGCAGTAACACCTGAAGTGGACTCTGTGGATAATTCTGATTTTGGCCACCAGTTGATTTGTTGTCTCTGTAGAAAAGAATTTCATTCTAGACGCAGTGTACGCCGGCATATTAGAAAAGTAcacaaaaaaaagatggaagagctgaagaagtacatagaaacaaaaaagaaaccaaatctgtgctctgcaaaAGGCCGAAATAAGAACGTTCTGGTAGCACTAGGTAGAAGTTGTCCTGTATGTTATAAATCATTTGCCACAAAAGCCAACGTAAGAAGGCATTTTGATGAAGTCCATAGAGGATTAAGAAGGGATTCCATTACTCCTGATATAGCTACAAAGCCTGGGCAACCTTTGTTCTTGGATACAGTTTCTACTAAAAAATCTTTTAAGACCCGAAAACAAAAGTCGTCTTCAAAGGCTGAATACAATTTAACTGCATGCAAATGCCTTCTGTGCAAGAGAAAATATAGTTCACAAATAATGCTGAAAAGGCACATGCAAATTGTTCACAAGATAACTCTTTCTGGGAAGAACtctaaaagagagaaagggcCCAACAATACTGCCaatggaacagaaataaaactaaaagtTGAACCAGCAGATTCTGTAGAACCTTCACCCCCTTCCATCGCTCTTTCTCCACAGAATGAATTAAAGGGAACAAATCattcaaatgagaaaaagaacacaccgtcagcacagaaaaataaagttaagcAGGACTCTGAAAACCCTAAATCAACCTCAAAGTCAACCACTAAATCAACCTGTAAATCAACTACTAAATCAACTCCTAAGTCAACCAATGCATCTGCTGCAGGTGGCCAGCAAAAAACCAGGAAGCCAAAACTTTCAGCTGGCTTTGACTTCAAGCAGCTTTACTGTAAACTCTGTAAACGCCAATTTACTTCGAAACAGAACTTGACAAAACACATTGAATTACACACAGATGGAAATAACATTTATGTTAAATACTACAGGTGTCCTCTCTGCTCTTATGAAACACGTCGCAAACGTGATGTGATAAGGCATATAACTGTAGTTCATAAAAAGTCACCACGCTACCTTGGGAAAATAACTGCAAGTTTAGAAATTAGAGCAATAAAAAAGCCAATTGATCTGGTTCTAAATAAGGTGACAAAAAGAGGCCCTCAGAgggatgaaacaaaacagattggTTCAAAACACGATGTCACCTCTAATTCGCCCAATAAAAAGTATGAAGGAGCTGATGTTGGCATTGAagtaaaagtaacaaaaaactTTTCTCTTCACCGATGCAATAAGTGTGGGAAAGCATTTGCCAGAAAAGCTTTTCTAGAACATCATAAGAAAACACACAAGGCAAATGTATCTCATTcacctgaagaaaacaaaaccaaaggcaGAAGTACAAGATCTAAAGCTGTTGTCTGGTGA